A region from the Vicia villosa cultivar HV-30 ecotype Madison, WI linkage group LG3, Vvil1.0, whole genome shotgun sequence genome encodes:
- the LOC131661003 gene encoding DEK domain-containing chromatin-associated protein 1-like isoform X3, with protein MATETLIDNKPSLPANENKAADEDVLTEVDELKEKKEINEHDETDEGDEGTDGDDEEEEAKGSQLRKEVTPEKKSPVTPTSDRPTRERKVVERYTVSSPGKLGKSAASKVLVIEKGRGTQLKDIPNVAFNLSKRKADDNLNMLHKLLFGKIAKAFNMKRNIGQFSGYVWAENEEKQRIKVKERIDKIVKEKLADFCDVLNIPINKSSRKEDLSIKLLEFLEAPHVTTDVLLAEKKLKAKKKRTRKATTGKSPKEASTETPAKKKKQTPQSGKKRKPSSDVVDDDKAELSDAKDESEDEDEDVVVANNGTDDEMGKSEEDVEEEEDISKAHKIKSKQSENEDSVAKAEAKIPSVKKTSAKATQSSEKSSKKSKSKKSTTDHDSASLPKSNQPVTKKQKTGKEKQDTKEKDAIKTSKAAKSKSSKKNKVKEPSREDMHSVVANILKEVDFNTATLSDILRQLGTHFGLDLMHRKAEVKTIITDVISSMSDEEVDDEEAENDEDGDGGVDEGGDASDEDDNE; from the exons ATGGCTACCGAAACCCTAATTGATAACAAACCATCTCTTCCAGCTAATGAAAACAAAGCTGCTGATGAAGATGTTTTGACTGAAGTTGACGaattgaaagagaagaaagagaTCAACGAGCATGATGAAACTGACGAAGGAGATGAAGGTACTGACGGAGATGACGAGGAGGAAGAGGCTAAGGGGAGTCAGTTGAGGAAAGAGGTGACACCTGAGAAGAAGAGTCCGGTTACGCCGACCAGTGACAGGCCGACCAGGGAGCGGAAGGTGGTGGAGCGATACACTGTATCGTCACCAGGCAAGTTGGGAAAGTCTGCAGCTAGTAAAGTTTTGGTAATTGAAAAG GGACGTGGTACTCAGCTTAAGGATATTCCAAATG TGGCTTTCAATTTGTCAAAGAGAAAAGCTGATGACAACCTGAATATGCTTCACAAACTACTATTTGGGAAGATAGCAAAG GCATTCAATATGAAGAGGAATATAGGCCAGTTTTCTGGTTATGTATGGGCTGAAAATGAG GAAAAACAGAGGATAAAGGTAAAGGAGAGGATTGATAAAATTGTGAAAGAAAAGTTGGCAGACTTCTGTGATGTGCTAAATATTCCAATCAACAAGAGTTCAAGGAAG GAGGATCTGTCTATAAAGCTGTTGGAATTTCTGGAGGCCCCACATGTTACTACTGATGTTCTGCTTGCTGAAAAAAAACtg AAAGCTAAGAAGAAGCGAACTAGAAAAGCAACCACTGGTAAATCTCCCAAGGAAGCATCCACAGAAACACCAGCAAAG AAGAAAAAGCAAACTCCACAATCTGGAAAAAAACGAAAACCATCGTCTGATGTTGTAGATGATGATAAAGCCGAACTTTCAGATGCAaaagatgagtcagaagatgaagatgaagatgttgtAGTGGCAAATAATGGAACTGATGACGAGATGGGTAAATCAGAGGAAGATGTAGAGGAAGAGGAAGATATTTCAAAAGCTCACAAGATTAAGTCCAAACAGTCTGAGAATGAAGATTCAGTTGCTAAAGCTGAAGCTAAAATCCCATCTGTTAAGAAAACCTCTGCAAAAGCTACCCAAAGCagtgaaaaatcttcaaaaaaatcaaaatcaaagaaaTCCACTACTGATCATGATTCTGCCTCTCTTCCCAAGTCAAACCAACCTGTCACCAAGAAGCAGAAAACTGGAAAGGAAAAGCAGGACACTAAGGAGAAGGATGCTATCAAAACCTCAAAGGCGG CAAAAAGTAAAAGTAGCAAGAAAAACAAGGTTAAAGAACCTAGCAGGGAGGACATGCACTCAGTTGTTGCTAATATTCTGAAGGAAGTAGATTTCAACACT GCAACTTTGTCTGATATCCTCCGCCAACTTG GTACACATTTTGGCCTtgatttaatgcatagaaaagcAGAGGTGAAAACTATCATCACTGATGTAATTAGTAGCATGTCTGATGAGGAAGTTGACGACGAGGAAGCTGAAAATGATGAAGATGGAGATGGAGGTGTTGATGAGGGTGGTGATGCCAGTGATGAAGATGATAATGAATGA
- the LOC131661003 gene encoding DEK domain-containing chromatin-associated protein 1-like isoform X2, which produces MATETLIDNKPSLPANENKAADEDVLTEVDELKEKKEINEHDETDEGDEGTDGDDEEEEAKGSQLRKEVTPEKKSPVTPTSDRPTRERKVVERYTVSSPGKLGKSAASKVLVIEKGRGTQLKDIPNVAFNLSKRKADDNLNMLHKLLFGKIAKAFNMKRNIGQFSGYVWAENEEKQRIKVKERIDKIVKEKLADFCDVLNIPINKSSRKEDLSIKLLEFLEAPHVTTDVLLAEKKLKAKKKRTRKATTGKSPKEASTETPAKKKQTPQSGKKRKPSSDVVDDDKAELSDAKDESEDEDEDVVVANNGTDDEMGKSEEDVEEEEDISKAHKIKSKQSENEDSVAKAEAKIPSVKKTSAKATQSSEKSSKKSKSKKSTTDHDSASLPKSNQPVTKKQKTGKEKQDTKEKDAIKTSKAGKDQAKSKSSKKNKVKEPSREDMHSVVANILKEVDFNTATLSDILRQLGTHFGLDLMHRKAEVKTIITDVISSMSDEEVDDEEAENDEDGDGGVDEGGDASDEDDNE; this is translated from the exons ATGGCTACCGAAACCCTAATTGATAACAAACCATCTCTTCCAGCTAATGAAAACAAAGCTGCTGATGAAGATGTTTTGACTGAAGTTGACGaattgaaagagaagaaagagaTCAACGAGCATGATGAAACTGACGAAGGAGATGAAGGTACTGACGGAGATGACGAGGAGGAAGAGGCTAAGGGGAGTCAGTTGAGGAAAGAGGTGACACCTGAGAAGAAGAGTCCGGTTACGCCGACCAGTGACAGGCCGACCAGGGAGCGGAAGGTGGTGGAGCGATACACTGTATCGTCACCAGGCAAGTTGGGAAAGTCTGCAGCTAGTAAAGTTTTGGTAATTGAAAAG GGACGTGGTACTCAGCTTAAGGATATTCCAAATG TGGCTTTCAATTTGTCAAAGAGAAAAGCTGATGACAACCTGAATATGCTTCACAAACTACTATTTGGGAAGATAGCAAAG GCATTCAATATGAAGAGGAATATAGGCCAGTTTTCTGGTTATGTATGGGCTGAAAATGAG GAAAAACAGAGGATAAAGGTAAAGGAGAGGATTGATAAAATTGTGAAAGAAAAGTTGGCAGACTTCTGTGATGTGCTAAATATTCCAATCAACAAGAGTTCAAGGAAG GAGGATCTGTCTATAAAGCTGTTGGAATTTCTGGAGGCCCCACATGTTACTACTGATGTTCTGCTTGCTGAAAAAAAACtg AAAGCTAAGAAGAAGCGAACTAGAAAAGCAACCACTGGTAAATCTCCCAAGGAAGCATCCACAGAAACACCAGCAAAG AAAAAGCAAACTCCACAATCTGGAAAAAAACGAAAACCATCGTCTGATGTTGTAGATGATGATAAAGCCGAACTTTCAGATGCAaaagatgagtcagaagatgaagatgaagatgttgtAGTGGCAAATAATGGAACTGATGACGAGATGGGTAAATCAGAGGAAGATGTAGAGGAAGAGGAAGATATTTCAAAAGCTCACAAGATTAAGTCCAAACAGTCTGAGAATGAAGATTCAGTTGCTAAAGCTGAAGCTAAAATCCCATCTGTTAAGAAAACCTCTGCAAAAGCTACCCAAAGCagtgaaaaatcttcaaaaaaatcaaaatcaaagaaaTCCACTACTGATCATGATTCTGCCTCTCTTCCCAAGTCAAACCAACCTGTCACCAAGAAGCAGAAAACTGGAAAGGAAAAGCAGGACACTAAGGAGAAGGATGCTATCAAAACCTCAAAGGCGGGTAAAGATCAAG CAAAAAGTAAAAGTAGCAAGAAAAACAAGGTTAAAGAACCTAGCAGGGAGGACATGCACTCAGTTGTTGCTAATATTCTGAAGGAAGTAGATTTCAACACT GCAACTTTGTCTGATATCCTCCGCCAACTTG GTACACATTTTGGCCTtgatttaatgcatagaaaagcAGAGGTGAAAACTATCATCACTGATGTAATTAGTAGCATGTCTGATGAGGAAGTTGACGACGAGGAAGCTGAAAATGATGAAGATGGAGATGGAGGTGTTGATGAGGGTGGTGATGCCAGTGATGAAGATGATAATGAATGA
- the LOC131661003 gene encoding DEK domain-containing chromatin-associated protein 1-like isoform X1 translates to MATETLIDNKPSLPANENKAADEDVLTEVDELKEKKEINEHDETDEGDEGTDGDDEEEEAKGSQLRKEVTPEKKSPVTPTSDRPTRERKVVERYTVSSPGKLGKSAASKVLVIEKGRGTQLKDIPNVAFNLSKRKADDNLNMLHKLLFGKIAKAFNMKRNIGQFSGYVWAENEEKQRIKVKERIDKIVKEKLADFCDVLNIPINKSSRKEDLSIKLLEFLEAPHVTTDVLLAEKKLKAKKKRTRKATTGKSPKEASTETPAKKKKQTPQSGKKRKPSSDVVDDDKAELSDAKDESEDEDEDVVVANNGTDDEMGKSEEDVEEEEDISKAHKIKSKQSENEDSVAKAEAKIPSVKKTSAKATQSSEKSSKKSKSKKSTTDHDSASLPKSNQPVTKKQKTGKEKQDTKEKDAIKTSKAGKDQAKSKSSKKNKVKEPSREDMHSVVANILKEVDFNTATLSDILRQLGTHFGLDLMHRKAEVKTIITDVISSMSDEEVDDEEAENDEDGDGGVDEGGDASDEDDNE, encoded by the exons ATGGCTACCGAAACCCTAATTGATAACAAACCATCTCTTCCAGCTAATGAAAACAAAGCTGCTGATGAAGATGTTTTGACTGAAGTTGACGaattgaaagagaagaaagagaTCAACGAGCATGATGAAACTGACGAAGGAGATGAAGGTACTGACGGAGATGACGAGGAGGAAGAGGCTAAGGGGAGTCAGTTGAGGAAAGAGGTGACACCTGAGAAGAAGAGTCCGGTTACGCCGACCAGTGACAGGCCGACCAGGGAGCGGAAGGTGGTGGAGCGATACACTGTATCGTCACCAGGCAAGTTGGGAAAGTCTGCAGCTAGTAAAGTTTTGGTAATTGAAAAG GGACGTGGTACTCAGCTTAAGGATATTCCAAATG TGGCTTTCAATTTGTCAAAGAGAAAAGCTGATGACAACCTGAATATGCTTCACAAACTACTATTTGGGAAGATAGCAAAG GCATTCAATATGAAGAGGAATATAGGCCAGTTTTCTGGTTATGTATGGGCTGAAAATGAG GAAAAACAGAGGATAAAGGTAAAGGAGAGGATTGATAAAATTGTGAAAGAAAAGTTGGCAGACTTCTGTGATGTGCTAAATATTCCAATCAACAAGAGTTCAAGGAAG GAGGATCTGTCTATAAAGCTGTTGGAATTTCTGGAGGCCCCACATGTTACTACTGATGTTCTGCTTGCTGAAAAAAAACtg AAAGCTAAGAAGAAGCGAACTAGAAAAGCAACCACTGGTAAATCTCCCAAGGAAGCATCCACAGAAACACCAGCAAAG AAGAAAAAGCAAACTCCACAATCTGGAAAAAAACGAAAACCATCGTCTGATGTTGTAGATGATGATAAAGCCGAACTTTCAGATGCAaaagatgagtcagaagatgaagatgaagatgttgtAGTGGCAAATAATGGAACTGATGACGAGATGGGTAAATCAGAGGAAGATGTAGAGGAAGAGGAAGATATTTCAAAAGCTCACAAGATTAAGTCCAAACAGTCTGAGAATGAAGATTCAGTTGCTAAAGCTGAAGCTAAAATCCCATCTGTTAAGAAAACCTCTGCAAAAGCTACCCAAAGCagtgaaaaatcttcaaaaaaatcaaaatcaaagaaaTCCACTACTGATCATGATTCTGCCTCTCTTCCCAAGTCAAACCAACCTGTCACCAAGAAGCAGAAAACTGGAAAGGAAAAGCAGGACACTAAGGAGAAGGATGCTATCAAAACCTCAAAGGCGGGTAAAGATCAAG CAAAAAGTAAAAGTAGCAAGAAAAACAAGGTTAAAGAACCTAGCAGGGAGGACATGCACTCAGTTGTTGCTAATATTCTGAAGGAAGTAGATTTCAACACT GCAACTTTGTCTGATATCCTCCGCCAACTTG GTACACATTTTGGCCTtgatttaatgcatagaaaagcAGAGGTGAAAACTATCATCACTGATGTAATTAGTAGCATGTCTGATGAGGAAGTTGACGACGAGGAAGCTGAAAATGATGAAGATGGAGATGGAGGTGTTGATGAGGGTGGTGATGCCAGTGATGAAGATGATAATGAATGA
- the LOC131661004 gene encoding omega-hydroxypalmitate O-feruloyl transferase-like, whose product MGSTTTNVSNNEQPNVKRGEPIRVQPAEETEKGLYFLSNLDQNIAVPMRTIYCFKSETRGNEEAGQVIKDALSKILVPYYPMAGKLVISSEGKLIVDNTGEGAVFVEAEADCGVDEIGDLRKPDPDKLGKLVYDVPDAKSILEMPPMTVQVTKFKCGGFTLGLNMIHCMKDGLSAMEFVNAWAQTARGLELKLPPFLDRTILKSRNPPKIEFHHHEFDEIEDLSNTKKTYQDEKIIHKSFLFDPEKLDSLKKKATEDGVLKKCSTFEALSAFVWRSRTSALKMHPNQQTKLLFAVDGRSRFVPPIPKGYFGNSIVLTNSMCKADELLNNPFSFSVGLVHNAIDMINDNYMRSAIDYFEVTRARPSLTATLLITTWTKLSFDTTDFGWGEPLCSGPVTLPDKEVVLFLSHGQEKKSISVLLGLPASAMERFEELVINMV is encoded by the exons ATGGGAAGTACAACTACAAACGTCTCTAACAATGAACAACCTAATGTAAAGAGAGGAGAACCGATTCGAGTTCAACCGGCAGAAGAAACAGAAAAAGGACTATATTTTCTTTCGAATCTCGACCAGAATATCGCGGTTCCAATGCGAACGATTTATTGCTTTAAATCAGAAACTAGAGGGAATGAAGAAGCTGGACAAGTTATTAAGGATGCTTTGTCGAAGATTCTTGTTCCTTATTATCCTATGGCGGGGAAATTGGTTATAAGCTCAGAAGGGAAGTTGATAGTTGATAATACAGGAGAAGGTGCAGTTTTTGTTGAGGCTGAAGCTGATTGTGGTGTAGATGAGATTGGTGATTTGAGAAAACCAGATCCTGATAAGCTTGGGAAATTGGTTTATGATGTTCCAGATGCTAAGAGTATATTGGAGATGCCTCCTATGACTGTTCAG GTGACAAAGTTCAAATGTGGAGGATTCACATTAGGACTCAACATGATCCATTGCATGAAAGATGGACTATCTGCCATGGAGTTTGTCAATGCATGGGCTCAAACAGCAAGAGGTTTAGAATTAAAACTCCCCCCATTTCTCGATCGAACCATTCTCAAATCACGCAACCCTCCAAAAATCGAGTTCCACCACCACGAATTCGACGAAATTGAAGACCTCTCAAACACCAAAAAAACCTACCAAGACGAAAAAATCATCCACAAATCCTTCCTTTTCGACCCCGAGAAACTCGACTCACTCAAGAAAAAGGCCACGGAAGACGGAGTTTTGAAAAAATGTTCAACTTTCGAAGCACTCTCGGCTTTCGTATGGCGATCAAGAACTTCGGCCTTAAAAATGCATCCTAATCAACAAACTAAACTTCTCTTCGCGGTCGACGGACGGTCGAGATTCGTCCCGCCGATACCAAAGGGATACTTTGGTAATTCCATTGTGCTAACAAACTCTATGTGCAAAGCAGATGAGTTACTGAATAACCCTTTTTCATTTTCAGTTGGATTGGTTCACAATGCAATTGATATGATCAATGATAATTACATGAGATCTGCTATTGATTATTTCGAAGTTACAAGAGCTAGACCTTCTTTAACAGCAACACTTTTGATCACAACTTGGACTAAATTGTCTTTTGACACAACTGATTTTGGTTGGGGTGAACCACTTTGTTCTGGTCCTGTTACATTGCCAGATAAAGAAGTTGTTTTGTTCTTGTCACATGGTCAAGAAAAGAAAAGTATAAGTGTTCTTCTTGGTTTGCCTGCTTCTGCTATGGAACGTTTTGAAGAATTGGTGATTAATATGGTATGA